A stretch of the Chanos chanos chromosome 1, fChaCha1.1, whole genome shotgun sequence genome encodes the following:
- the LOC115813179 gene encoding ras-related protein Rab-39A: protein MQVPWNFRIGIVILGDSAVGKSSLLHRYTEGSFDDSRQSPLGIDFKVHYLEFDPRIVIKLLLWDTAGQERFRSISKSYMRNSVGCVLVFDVSQRQTFERVRKWHQEVVDYVQPNPMIFILVGHKCDLTAQREVQKEEGVALAKRLNMETYLEVSSKDNVNVNETFETLTRGIYEHFQKGKIPCRENWYGMTVGAPVETELPPTKKPGCKCG, encoded by the exons atgcagGTGCCATGGAACTTCCGGATTGGAATAGTGATCCTTGGGGATTCTGCAGTGGGAAAATCCTCTCTTCTCCACCGATATACTGAAGGCTCTTTCGATGATTCCAGACAGTCTCCACTTGGAATTGATTTTAAGGTCCATTATCTTGAATTTGACCCCAGAATCGTAATTAAACTACTCTTGTGGGACACAGCAGGCCAGGAAAGGTTCAG GTCAATCTCCAAGTCCTACATGAGGAATTCTGTGggctgtgttttggtgtttgatGTCTCTCAGCGACAGACTTTTGAGCGGGTGCGTAAGTGGCATCAAGAGGTGGTGGACTATGTCCAACCCAATCCAATGATCTTTATCCTGGTGGGACACAAATGTGACTTGACAGCGCAAAGGGAAGTGCAAAAGGAAGAAGGTGTGGCCCTGGCTAAGCGGCTCAATATGGAGACTTACCTGGAAGTCTCCTCTAAGGacaatgttaatgtaaatgagACTTTTGAGACTCTGACCAGAGGGATTTATGAACACttccaaaaagggaaaattccTTGCCGTGAAAACTGGTATGGAATGACTGTTGGAGCACCTGTAGAGACGGAGCTCCCTCCAACTAAGAAGCCTGGCTGTAAGTGTggctga
- the fam167aa gene encoding protein FAM167A, translating to MATHTMAASHNKAEASSDSKEDNRPAMPQDDHLRTLKALAEKLQLETKRPSHLEWRTQLEARKCKGCKTGVEPLVTSKVEDRGVLGPVKWPIQPLLNTAVYQAGMRPSGTLRGFGSIDEALVWLKKELTDMRLQDQRLAHQLLHLRNDINKLKIEQTCNQHRKMLNDATVELEERDELSDLLCDFPVSSGFSLSSPLKLIGVTKMNINSRRFSLC from the exons ATGGCCACTCACACCATGGCAGCTTCACATAACAAGGCTGAAGCCTCAAGTGATTCAAAAGAGGACAACAGACCTGCCATGCCCCAGGATGACCATCTAAGGACTCTGAAGGCCTTGGCAGAGAAACTGCAATTAGAAACTAAGAGGCCATCTCACCTTGAGTGGAGGACTCAGCTGGAGGCTCGGAAATGCAAGGGCTGCAAAACTGGTGTGGAGCCCCTGGTGACAAGTAAGGTGGAGGATAGAGGGGTCTTGGGCCCAGTGAAGTGGCCCATTCAACCTCTCCTGAACACAGCCGTGTATCAGGCTGGCATGCGCCCCTCAGGAACACTGAGGGGCTTTGGGAGTATAGATGAGGCTCTGGTTTGGCTCAAGAAAGAGTTG acagacatgcgTTTGCAGGATCAGCGACTAGCCCACCAGCTATTGCATCTTAGGAATGACATTAATAAGCTGAAAATCGAACAGACTTGTAACCAGCATCGAAAGATGCTCAATGATGCCACAGTTGAGCTGGAGGAACGTGATGAACTATCTGACCTGCTTTGTGATTTTCCTGTTTCCTCCGGATTCAGCCTCTCCAGCCCACTTAAACTGATTGGAGTCACCAAGATGAACATCAACTCTCGTCGCTTTTCTCTGTGCTAG